CCAGGTGGGCGAGGCGCTGGACTTCTGGCGGGTGGAGGAGATCGTGCCCGGCGAACTGCTGCGGCTGCGCGCCGAGATGCGCCTGCCGGGCCGGGCCTGGCTGGAGATGCGCGTGGTGCGGGTGGACGGGGAGAGCAGCCGCTACCAGCAGCGGGCGGTGTTCCTGCCGCGCGGGCTGCCCGGGCACGCGTACTGGGGCGCGGTGGCGCCCTTCCACGCGGTGGTCTTCGGCGGGATGGCCCGCAACATCGCCCGCCAGGCGGAGCAGTCGGCCCGCCGGCCCGCCGCCCCGTTCCTGCGCCGCTGAGCCGCCGCGCGCGCCGGTCACGGGCCCAGTCGCCGGCGGCGCGGGCTCAGTTGCCGGCGCGGGAGCCGGTGAGCTGGAAGGCGGTCGCCTCGCTGGGCGGCACGAAGTCGCGCACCGGCTCGTCGCGCAGCGCGAAGGCGAGCACCTCCCCCACCGCCTCGACCAGTTGCCGCTGCACCCGCTGGCCCACCGCGTCGCGCGGGTCGTCGGGGTTCGCGGCGATCGAGGCGACCGCCAACTGCGGGGTGAAGGCGACCACGGTCTCCGTCGCGTACCCGTCCGAGCTGCCCGTCTTGCCCGCCACCGGCCGGCCGAGCTGCCGGCGCAGCCCTTCCGCGGTGCCGCCGTCGCACTCCCGGTACATCGACTGGTCGCCGACCGCACAGCGGGCCGCGTCGGCCGCCGCGCGGGCCACGTCCGCGTCCACCGCCTGCCGGCAGTGCGGCCGCGCGGCGGCCACCGGCCGGCCGGCCGCGTCGGCGATCGAGACGACCGGCAGCGGCGCGCACCACGAGCCCTCGGCCGCCACGGCGGCGTACGCGCCGGCCAGGTCGAGGGGGGTGGTGGCGGAGACGCCGAGGGTGAACGGCCCCCACTCGCGCGCGCCGTGGCGGGCCAGCCGCGCGTCGTCCTCGGAGCGGAAGGCGATGCCGAGCCGCTCGGCCATCTCCACCACCCGGTCCGCGCCGACCCGCTCGGTCAGCCAGGCGAAGTACGTGTTGACCGACTCGCCGAAGGCGGTCCACATGGTGTGCGGGCCGTCCATGGAGGCGCTGGCGTTGCGCGGGCACCAGTACCCGTCGCAGCTCGCCGCCCCGCTCGCCGAGTAGTCGGTCACGATCCGCTCCGGCGCGTCGAACTCCGTGCTCAGCGGCAGCCCGGACTCCAGCGCGGCCAGCATCGTGAAGACCTTGAACGTGGAGCCGGCCTGGTAGCCCTCGATCGCCCCGCCCCCGGCGACCAGCTGGTTGACCGTGTTCGGGTGGTTCTTCTGCCCGGCCGGGTTGGCGGCCACGCCGTAGTTCCGGTTCACCGCCATCGCGAGGACCCGGCCCGTGCCGGGCTGGACCACCGCCGTCGGCGCCGCCCGGCGGTCGTCCACCGAGTAGATCCGGCGGACCTGCTCGGTGGTGGCGCGCTGCACCGCCGGGTCGAGCGAGGAGACGATGGAGAACCCGCCCCGGCGCAGCGTTCGCTGCCGCTCGTCGACCGTCGCGCCGAACGCCGGCTGGGCGTTCCACCAGCGGGTGAACCAGTCGCAGAAGAAGCCCCAGTCGTTGTGCTCCGCCGGCACCGCCGTGCAGTCGTTCGGCGTCTGGCTGGGGCGCAGCTTCAACTGCTCGGCCCTGGCCCGGTCCGCCGCCTCGGCCGGGACCTGCCCGGACTCCACCAGCCGGTCCAGCACGTACGCCCGGCGGGCGAGCGCGGCGTCCGCGTCGCCGTTGATCGGGTCGTCGGTGTGCGGGGAGCGGACCAGGCCGGCCAGCAGCGCCGCCTCGGCCAGGGTGAGCTCCGCCGGCGGCTTCGAGAAGTAGCGGCGGCTCGCGGCGGCCACCCCGTACGCGCCCGCTCCGAAGTAGGCGATGTTGAGGTAGCGGGCGAGGATCTCGTCCTTGGTCAGCTCCCGCTCCAGGGCCAGCGCGTACCGCATCTCCTGGATCTTGCGCGCGGTGGTCATCTCGGTGGCGGCGGCGCGCTGCCGCTCGCTCAGCCGGGGGTCGTTGCTGAGCACGTTGCGGACGTACTGCATGGTCAGCGTGGACGCGCCCTGTCGGGTCTCCCCGGTCCCCTGGTTGACGGTGAAGGCCCGCACCACGCCGCGCAGGTCGACCCCGCTGTGCTCGTGGAACCGGGTGTCCTCGGCGGCGATGACCGCCTGCCGCATCACCGGCGCCACGTCGGCCAGCGGCACGTCCACCCGGTCCTCCTGGTAGAAGGAGGTGATCAGCGTGGTGCCGTCGTTGGCGTAGAGGTTCGAGCGCTGGGGCGTGGGCGGCGTGCGCAGCGTGTTCGGCAGTTCCGAGTACGGCGCGGCGAGCGCCGAGAACCCGATGCCGAACACCAGCGCGGCCGGGAGGGCCGCCACCGCGAGCGCCAGCCCGGCCAGCACGCCGGCGATCAGTACGGTGAACAGTTTGTCGAGGCGTGCCCGGGTCATCAGCTCTCCCCGCAGGAGCCGGTCAGGACCCACCCAGAATGACCCGAAAGTCCCTCTTGACCGCCCCTTTCCCCCAAACCCGCAGGAAACTCACGCGGGCGGGTACCTCGGGAGGGTCACGGCAGGAGCACGGCGGCGAGGGGGTGCACGCTCTCCTCGATCTCGTCGGCGACCCGGCTGAAGCACTGGTCGCCGCGCCCCCACGGATCGTCGAGATCGTCGGTGGGCAGCGAGGTGGTGCCCAGGCGGGCGGCGTGGGCGGCCTCCACCAGGGCCACGCCGCGCGCGTACACCGCGTCGGGGGTCGCCTCGGCCGCCGGCAGCGCGGCGGCGTCCACCCCGGCGAGCAGCCGGCCGAACTCGCCCAGCACGAACGTGCGCGACGCGGCGTCGGGCCGCAGCGCCACCACGTACTCCTGCTGGTCGGCGGTGGCGGTGAGGACGAGGTCGGCGGCGTCGATGTGGTCCGACCGCAGCTTGCGCGCGGCGAAGCCGGCGACGCTGCCGCCCCGGGACGTCACCTGGCGCGACGCCGGCGGGTTCATCTCCTCGCCGGCGTGCCAGCCACCGGTGCCGGCGCTGTGGCTGTGCAGCAGCTCGTCGGCGCGGTCCGGGTCGACCTCGCGGCGGGCCAGCCGTCCCCGGACGGCGAGGGCCAGCAGCCGCTCGGCCATCGGGGACCGGCAGATGTTGCCCATGCAGACGTGCAGCACGGTGAACGGAGGCACTCAGACCCCCTGGCCGGCGAGGATGTCGGGCACCACGTCGCGGAGCTTCTCCAGCCCGACGGCGCCCTGGCGGAGGACCTGCGGCACCTCGCCGGTGAGGTCCACGATCGTGCTCGGCACCGGATCCGGGCAGGGCCCGGCCTCCAGGTAGGCCCGCACCGAGTAGGAGAGCTGGTCGCGGGCCTCCTCGGCGGTGAGGGCGGCCGGCTGGCCGGTCTTGTTGGCCGAGGCGACCGCCATCGGGCCGGTCTCGCGCAGCACCTCCAGCGCCACCGGGTGCAGCGGCATCCGCACCGCCACCGTCCCGGAGGAGTCGCCGAGATCCCAGCGCAGGCTGGGCGAGTGCGCCACGATGATGGTCAGCGCCCCGGGCCAGAACGCCTCGACGAGGTCCCGGGCCGCCTGGGGCAGCGAGTAGACCAGGCCGTCGAGGGTGTGCCGGGAGCCGATCAGCACGGGCGGCGGCACCTGACGGCCGCCCTTGGCGTCGAGCAGGGCCTTGACCGCGTACGGGGTGAACGCGTCCGCGCCGATCCCGTAGACCGTGTCGGTCGGCAGGACGACCAGCTCGCCGTTCTTGACCGCCTCGATGGCAGCGGCGATGCCGCGGTCCCGGTCGGCGGGCGACCGGCAGTCGTAGAGCATCACGAGGAGTCAGTCTGCCACGTCGCGTCGGCGGCGGCGTGCTGGCCGTCCGTCCGCCGGGACGCGGTCGCGAAGCGGGGCCGTCCGGTCAGGTCCGGGTGGTCGGCGACCGCCTCGAACCGGCCGTCCGCGGCGAGCAGGTCGGGCACCGCCGTGCCGTGCGTGTCGTCGTGCTCCACGCCGAGCACCCCGCCCGGGCGCAGCAGCGCCGCCGCCCGGGCGATCACCGGGCGGATCACCGCCAGGCCGTCCGCGCCGCCGAAGACCGCGTTCGCCGGATCGTGCCGCCCCACCTCCGGGGGTACGGCCACGCCCGACGGCACGTACGGCGGGTTGCAGAGCAGCACGTCGACCCGGCCCACCAGGTCGGCGAGCAGGTCGGCGGCGGTGACGTCCGCCGCCACCACCTCGATCGGCCGGTCCCCCGCGGCGGCCCGGGCCGTCGCGTTGCGCCGCAGCCAGGGCAGCGCCGCCGCCGACCGTTCCACCGCCACCACCCGGGCCGCCGGCAGCTCCTGGGCCACCGAGAGGGCGATCGCCCCCGAGCCGCTGCACAGGTCCACCACCAGCGCGGCATCCAGGCGTCGGCCCTGCGCGATCCCCCAGCCGGCGAGCAGCTCGGTCTCCGGCCGGGGCACGAAGACGCCCGGCCCGA
The sequence above is drawn from the Micromonospora sp. M71_S20 genome and encodes:
- a CDS encoding transglycosylase domain-containing protein; this encodes MTRARLDKLFTVLIAGVLAGLALAVAALPAALVFGIGFSALAAPYSELPNTLRTPPTPQRSNLYANDGTTLITSFYQEDRVDVPLADVAPVMRQAVIAAEDTRFHEHSGVDLRGVVRAFTVNQGTGETRQGASTLTMQYVRNVLSNDPRLSERQRAAATEMTTARKIQEMRYALALERELTKDEILARYLNIAYFGAGAYGVAAASRRYFSKPPAELTLAEAALLAGLVRSPHTDDPINGDADAALARRAYVLDRLVESGQVPAEAADRARAEQLKLRPSQTPNDCTAVPAEHNDWGFFCDWFTRWWNAQPAFGATVDERQRTLRRGGFSIVSSLDPAVQRATTEQVRRIYSVDDRRAAPTAVVQPGTGRVLAMAVNRNYGVAANPAGQKNHPNTVNQLVAGGGAIEGYQAGSTFKVFTMLAALESGLPLSTEFDAPERIVTDYSASGAASCDGYWCPRNASASMDGPHTMWTAFGESVNTYFAWLTERVGADRVVEMAERLGIAFRSEDDARLARHGAREWGPFTLGVSATTPLDLAGAYAAVAAEGSWCAPLPVVSIADAAGRPVAAARPHCRQAVDADVARAAADAARCAVGDQSMYRECDGGTAEGLRRQLGRPVAGKTGSSDGYATETVVAFTPQLAVASIAANPDDPRDAVGQRVQRQLVEAVGEVLAFALRDEPVRDFVPPSEATAFQLTGSRAGN
- a CDS encoding phosphotyrosine protein phosphatase, with translation MPPFTVLHVCMGNICRSPMAERLLALAVRGRLARREVDPDRADELLHSHSAGTGGWHAGEEMNPPASRQVTSRGGSVAGFAARKLRSDHIDAADLVLTATADQQEYVVALRPDAASRTFVLGEFGRLLAGVDAAALPAAEATPDAVYARGVALVEAAHAARLGTTSLPTDDLDDPWGRGDQCFSRVADEIEESVHPLAAVLLP
- the prmC gene encoding peptide chain release factor N(5)-glutamine methyltransferase, translating into MPQHPSEGTRRQRPSVALARASRALADAGVASARAEAEQLAAYVLAVPRGRLALADDFTADQLDRFDELVARRAGREPLQHLTGSAGFRHLELAVGPGVFVPRPETELLAGWGIAQGRRLDAALVVDLCSGSGAIALSVAQELPAARVVAVERSAAALPWLRRNATARAAAGDRPIEVVAADVTAADLLADLVGRVDVLLCNPPYVPSGVAVPPEVGRHDPANAVFGGADGLAVIRPVIARAAALLRPGGVLGVEHDDTHGTAVPDLLAADGRFEAVADHPDLTGRPRFATASRRTDGQHAAADATWQTDSS
- a CDS encoding L-threonylcarbamoyladenylate synthase — its product is MLYDCRSPADRDRGIAAAIEAVKNGELVVLPTDTVYGIGADAFTPYAVKALLDAKGGRQVPPPVLIGSRHTLDGLVYSLPQAARDLVEAFWPGALTIIVAHSPSLRWDLGDSSGTVAVRMPLHPVALEVLRETGPMAVASANKTGQPAALTAEEARDQLSYSVRAYLEAGPCPDPVPSTIVDLTGEVPQVLRQGAVGLEKLRDVVPDILAGQGV